AGGAACTGTAGAAACAGAATACGGTGTAACAGCTGGTACGGACAATGATGGTATATTCAATACACAAGCTGGAGATACAGTTACCGTAACTTATGATGATGAGTTTGACGCAATAGGTTCAGATCCAGACGCAATAACGGATACAGACATCGTGGGTAATTTGCCGGATTTTGGTCCAGTTATTTTCACAGGTACAACAACTGTAGCAGGTGATTCTGGTATAGTTGACTTTAGAGTTTTTGTAGCGGAATATAATGATAGACAATCTAATGGCACTGATGCTGTAGAGTTGCGAATAACTAAAAACTCAGCATTTATAATTACATATGATTCAAGCCTCACAACATTAAATGGAGCACCAGTTAGTAATGCTGATTGGGTATTTGATGATTCTAATCCGATATTATACAAATTTACATATGTAGGTAATGGAGGTGTTTTTGAAGGTTTAACGGCATCTATCCTTGGTATTAATGCTGTCTATAATCCATTACCAAATACGAACGGTATATTCCCGATTCAGGCAACTGTTCGCTATTTTTCAGGTGGAGAGGTTAATAATTCAAATAATGATGATTTTGATTACATAGAGTATAACAATAACTAGTAGTTAAAAGTATCCTTATTATTTACGTAGAAAATTCATAAGATGAAGAAAATTTTAATAATAGTAATCATTTTTACTTTAAGCTTAACGAGCTTTGGTCAATCTGTTTCAATTCCGGAAGCAAATATAAATCCTGCTCCACTAGAGACTCTTGAGTTGAATGGTACAGGTACCGGAAGCTTTATTCTGGCAGAGTCGTCCGGTTTAGAGGTTCCTGCATTGGATCCAGATACAGGTTTGCCTAATGTTAAGATTGAAGTTATATTTCAATTGGTGGAATTAACAGATGGCGATACTAGTGCAATAACTGGTACACTTTTGAATTATTTTACTCCATCTTATGATGCTGTTAGCAATGTCTTGACTTTAAGTCAATATGCTATTATAGCTGGTGACGATTTTGGATCTTTAACATTTCCAATAACCGTTATTGAAAATTCGAGTCAAGAAGACGCTAATAATGGTTTTCAAACTGTTTTATCTGCATCAGATAAAAACACATTTGCTGGAGGAAGTTCGAGTATTTTCACTTATACAGCAGATAATAATTTGAGCCTTATAAAAAGTCAAACAAGTGCTTCGGGTATTTTAAATGACATCATTACTTATGATATTGTAGTAACAAATTCAGGTAATACCAATCTTACTGATATTATTGTTACAGATGATAATGCCACTATTATTTCTGGAAATCCAATTGCTGAGTTGGCTCCAGGAGATAGTGTTACTGTTGTAGCAGAACATCAGATTACTCAAGCCGACGTTGATTTAGGCTATTTCGAAAACAGTGCTTCTGCCGTTGGTAGTAGTCCAATTGGAATTAACGATGTGACTGATATTTCAGATGCTGGAACAGATGTAAATGGACTAGAAATCCTAAATCCTGAAACAATTGAAACTCCAAATGGAGATGGCACTATTAATAGTGATTTGACTGATGATCCTACAGTTACTGCCATAGAAAGATCTGATTTGATTGCACTAATTAAAGAAGGGACATTTAACGATGTTAATGGAGATGGTTTCGCTCAAGCGGGAGAAACAGTAACATATAATTTTACAGTAACAAATACGGGAACTAGCACTCTTACCAATATTATTGTTACAGATGAATTAGTAGCTGTAACTGGTGGACCAATTGATTTAGCAGTTGGTGGCATTGATACAGATACATTCAGTGCAGTATACACAATTACTCAAACGGATATTGATGCCGGTGGAGTAACCAACCAAGCACTTGCTACAGGACAGAATCCTGATGGCGATGATGTAACAGATAATTCTGATGACAATAGTAATCTTGAAGATGATGAAACAATCACGACTTTCCCAACTGATGAAGGAGCGATTGCACTAATCAAGACTGGAACATTTAATGATGTAAACGGAGATGGTTTTGCGCAAGCGGGAGAAACTGTAACGTATAACTTCACAGTAACAAACACTGGAAACGTAACGATTACCAATATTGTAATTACGGATGAATTAGTAGCTGTAACTGGCGGACCAATTGATTTAGCAGTTGGCGGCGTTGATACTGATACATTCAGTGCAGTGTACACAATTACTCAAGCGGATATTGATGCTGGTGGAGTAACCAACCAAGCACTTGCTACAGGACAGAATCCTGATGGCGATGATGTAACAGATAATTCAGATGACAATAGTAATCTTGAAGATGATGAAACAATCACGACTTTCCCAACAGACGAAGGAGCGATTGCATTAATCAAGACTGGAACGTTTAATGATGTAAACGGAGATGGTTTCGCTCAAGCAGGAGAGACTGTAACATATAACTTCACAGTAACAAACACTGGAAACGTAACGATTACCAATATTGCAATTACGGATGAATTAGTAGCTGTAACTGGCGGACCAATTGATTTAGCAGTTGGTGGCGTTGATACAGATACATTCAGTGCAGTGTACACAATTACTCAAACTGATATTGATGCTGGTGGAGTAACCAACCAAGCACTTGGTACAGGACAGAATCCTGATGGCGATGATGTAACAGATAATTCAGATGACAATAGTAATCTTGAAGATGATGAAACAATCACGACTTTCCCAACTGATGAAGGAGCGATTGCACTAATCAAGACTGGAACATTTAATGATGTAAACGGAGATGGTTTTGCGCAAGCAGGAGAGACTGTAACATATAACTTCACAGTAACAAACACTGGAAACGTAACGATTACCAATATTGCAATTACGGATGAATTAGTAGCTGTAACTGGCGGACCAATTGATTTAGCAGTTGGTGGCGTTGATACAGATACATTCAGTGCAGTATACACAATTACTCAATCGGATATTGATGCTGGTGGAGTAACCAACCAAGCACTTGCTACAGGACAGAATCCTGATGGCGATGATGTAACAGATAATTCTGATGACAATAGTAATCTTGAAGATGAAGAAACAATCACGACTTTCCCAACTGATGAAGGAGCGATTGCACTAATCAAGACTGGAACATTTAATGATGTAAACGGAGATGGTTTTGCGCAAGCAGGAGAAACAGTAACATATAATTTCACAGTAACAAACACTGGAAACGTAACGATTACCAATATTGCAATTACGGATGAATTAGTAGCTGTAACTGGTGGACCAATTGATTTAGCAGTTGGTGGCGTTGATACAGATACATTCAGTGCAGTATACACAATTACTCAATCGGATATTGATGCTGGTGGAGTAACCAACCAAGCACTTGCTACAGGACAGAATCCTGATGGCGATGATGTAACAGATAATTCTGATGACAATAGTAATCTTGAAGATGATGAAACAATCACGACTTTCCCAACAGACGAAGGAGCGATTGCATTAATCAAGACTGGAGCGTTTAATGATGTAAACGGAGATGGTTTTGCTCAAGCAGGAGAGACTGTAACATATAACTTCACAGTAACAAACACTGGAAACGTAACGATTACCAATATTGCAATTACGGATGAATTAGTAGCTGTAACTGGCGGACCAATTGATTTAGCAGTTGGTGGCGTTGATACAGATACATTCAGTGCAGTATACACAATTACTCAATCGGATATTGATGCTGGTGGAGTAACCAACCAAGCACTTGCTACAGGACAGAATCCTGATGGCGATGATGTAACAGATAATTCTGATGACAATAGTAATCTTGAAGATGATGAAACAATCACGACTTTCCCAACTGATGAAGGAGCGATTGCACTAATCAAGACTGGAACATTTAATGATGTAAACGGAGATGGTTTTGCGCAAGCAGGAGAAACAGTAACATATAATTTCACAGTAACAAACACTGGAAACGTAACGATTACCAATATTGCAATTACGGATGAATTAGTAGCTGTAACTGGTGGACCAATTGATTTAGCAGTTGGTGGCGTTGATACAGATACATTCAGTGCAGTATACACAATTACTCAATCGGATATTGATGCTGGTGGAGTAACCAACCAAGCACTTGCTACAGGGCAAAATCCTGATGGCGATGATGTAACAGATACTTCAGATGATGACAGTAACCTTGAGGATGATGAGACAATCACTACGTTCCCAACAGACGAAGGAGCGATTGCATTAATCAAGAATGGAACATTTAATGATGTAAACGGAGATGGTTTCGCTCAAGCAGGGGAAACAGTAACATATAATTTTACAGTAACAAACACTGGAAACGTAACGATTACCAATATTGCAATTACGGATGAATTAGTAGCTGTAATTGGCGGACCAATTGATTTAGCAGTTGGTGGTATTGATACAGATACATTCAGTGCAGTATACACAATTACTCAATCGGATATTGATGCTGGCGGAGTAACAAACCAAGCACTTGCTACAGGACAGAATCCTGATGGCGATGATGTAACAGATAATTCAGATGATGACAGTAACCTTGAAGATGATGAAACAATCACGACTTTCCCAACAGACGAAGGAGCGATTGCATTAATCAAGACTGGAGCGTTTAATGATGTAAACGGAGATGGTTTTGCGCAAGCAGGAGAGACTGTAACATATAACTTCACAGTAACAAACACTGGAAACGTAACGATTACCAATATTGCAATTACGGATGAATTAGTAGCTGTAACTGGCGGACCAATTGATTTAGCAGTTGGTGGCGTTGATACAGATACATTCAGTGCAGTATACACCATTACTCAATCGGATATTGATGCTGGTGGAGTAACCAACCAAGCACTTGCTACAGGACAGAATCCTGATGGCGATGATGTAACAGATAATTCTGATGACAATAGTAATCTTGAAGATGATGAAACAATCACGACTTTCCCAACAGACGAAGGAGCGATTGCACTAATCAAGACTGGAACATTTAATGATGTAAACGGAGATGGTTTTGCGCAAGCAGGAGAAACAGTAACATATAATTTCACAGTAACAAACACTGGAAACGTAACGATTACCAATATTGCAATTACGGATGAATTAGTAGCTGTAACTGGTGGACCAATTGATTTAGCAGTTGGTGGCGTTGATACAGATACATTCAGTGCAGTATACACCATTACTCAATCGGATATTGATGCTGGTGGAGTAACCAACCAAGCACTTGCTACAGGGCAAAATCCTGATGGCGATGATGTAACAGATACTTCAGATGATGACAGTAACCTTGAGGATGATGAGACAATCACTACGTTCCCAACAGACGAAGGAGCGATTGCATTAATCAAGAATGGAACATTTAATGATGTAAACGGAGATGGTTTCGCTCAAGCAGGGGAAACAGTAACATATAATTTTACAGTAACAAACACTGGAAACGTAACTATTACCAATATTGTAATTACGGATGAATTAGTAGCTGTAATTGGCGGACCAATTGATTTAGCAGTTGGTGGTATTGATACAGATACATTCAGTGCAGTATACACAATTACTCAATCGGATATTGATGCTGGCGGAGTAACCAACCAAGCACTTGCTACAGGACAGAATCCTGATGGCGATGATGTAACAGATAATTCAGATGATGACAGTAACCTTGAAGATGATGAAACAATCACGACTTTCCCAACTGATGAAGGAGCGATTGCATTAATTAAGACTGGAACATTTAATGATGTAAACGGAGATGGTTTTGCGCAAGCAGGAGAAACAGTAACATATAATTTCACAGTAACAAACACTGGAAACGTAACGATTACCAATATTGTAATTACGGATGAATTAGTAGCTGTAACTGGTGGACCAATTGATTTAGCAGTTGGTGGCATTGATACAGATACATTCAGTGCAGTATACACCATTACTCAAGCGGATATTGATGCTGGCGGTGTAAC
The genomic region above belongs to Dokdonia sp. Dokd-P16 and contains:
- a CDS encoding gliding motility-associated C-terminal domain-containing protein, coding for MKKILIIVIIFTLSLTSFGQSVSIPEANINPAPLETLELNGTGTGSFILAESSGLEVPALDPDTGLPNVKIEVIFQLVELTDGDTSAITGTLLNYFTPSYDAVSNVLTLSQYAIIAGDDFGSLTFPITVIENSSQEDANNGFQTVLSASDKNTFAGGSSSIFTYTADNNLSLIKSQTSASGILNDIITYDIVVTNSGNTNLTDIIVTDDNATIISGNPIAELAPGDSVTVVAEHQITQADVDLGYFENSASAVGSSPIGINDVTDISDAGTDVNGLEILNPETIETPNGDGTINSDLTDDPTVTAIERSDLIALIKEGTFNDVNGDGFAQAGETVTYNFTVTNTGTSTLTNIIVTDELVAVTGGPIDLAVGGIDTDTFSAVYTITQTDIDAGGVTNQALATGQNPDGDDVTDNSDDNSNLEDDETITTFPTDEGAIALIKTGTFNDVNGDGFAQAGETVTYNFTVTNTGNVTITNIVITDELVAVTGGPIDLAVGGVDTDTFSAVYTITQADIDAGGVTNQALATGQNPDGDDVTDNSDDNSNLEDDETITTFPTDEGAIALIKTGTFNDVNGDGFAQAGETVTYNFTVTNTGNVTITNIAITDELVAVTGGPIDLAVGGVDTDTFSAVYTITQTDIDAGGVTNQALGTGQNPDGDDVTDNSDDNSNLEDDETITTFPTDEGAIALIKTGTFNDVNGDGFAQAGETVTYNFTVTNTGNVTITNIAITDELVAVTGGPIDLAVGGVDTDTFSAVYTITQSDIDAGGVTNQALATGQNPDGDDVTDNSDDNSNLEDEETITTFPTDEGAIALIKTGTFNDVNGDGFAQAGETVTYNFTVTNTGNVTITNIAITDELVAVTGGPIDLAVGGVDTDTFSAVYTITQSDIDAGGVTNQALATGQNPDGDDVTDNSDDNSNLEDDETITTFPTDEGAIALIKTGAFNDVNGDGFAQAGETVTYNFTVTNTGNVTITNIAITDELVAVTGGPIDLAVGGVDTDTFSAVYTITQSDIDAGGVTNQALATGQNPDGDDVTDNSDDNSNLEDDETITTFPTDEGAIALIKTGTFNDVNGDGFAQAGETVTYNFTVTNTGNVTITNIAITDELVAVTGGPIDLAVGGVDTDTFSAVYTITQSDIDAGGVTNQALATGQNPDGDDVTDTSDDDSNLEDDETITTFPTDEGAIALIKNGTFNDVNGDGFAQAGETVTYNFTVTNTGNVTITNIAITDELVAVIGGPIDLAVGGIDTDTFSAVYTITQSDIDAGGVTNQALATGQNPDGDDVTDNSDDDSNLEDDETITTFPTDEGAIALIKTGAFNDVNGDGFAQAGETVTYNFTVTNTGNVTITNIAITDELVAVTGGPIDLAVGGVDTDTFSAVYTITQSDIDAGGVTNQALATGQNPDGDDVTDNSDDNSNLEDDETITTFPTDEGAIALIKTGTFNDVNGDGFAQAGETVTYNFTVTNTGNVTITNIAITDELVAVTGGPIDLAVGGVDTDTFSAVYTITQSDIDAGGVTNQALATGQNPDGDDVTDTSDDDSNLEDDETITTFPTDEGAIALIKNGTFNDVNGDGFAQAGETVTYNFTVTNTGNVTITNIVITDELVAVIGGPIDLAVGGIDTDTFSAVYTITQSDIDAGGVTNQALATGQNPDGDDVTDNSDDDSNLEDDETITTFPTDEGAIALIKTGTFNDVNGDGFAQAGETVTYNFTVTNTGNVTITNIVITDELVAVTGGPIDLAVGGIDTDTFSAVYTITQADIDAGGVTNQALATGQNPDGDDVTDTSDDDSNLEDDETITTFPTDEGAIALIKTGTFNDVNGDGFAQAGETVTYNFTVTNTGNVTITNIVITDPMVTVTGGPIDLLAGASDATTFSAIYTITQEDIDNGGVTNQALATGQNPDGDDVTDTSDDDSNLEDDETITTFPTDAGAIALIKTGFFNDESGDGFAQVGETVTYNFTVTNTGNVTIANIVITDPLVAVTGGPIDLSAGEIDTDTFSAVYTLTQTDVDAGGVSNQALVTGQNPDGNDVTDTSDDDSNLEDDITVTDLPQGASISLIKTAVFNDVDGDGFAQVGETITYNFTVTNTGNVTVTNIIIEDPLVTVTGGPIDLEAGETDNTTFVAIYTIVQSDIDTGFVTNQAIATGQDPDGVDVVDISDDNNSVEDDETVTTLPIESSIALEKVGTTLDIDGDGLIQDGEVIQYTFTVTNTGSLPLDNITITDPLVTVDGGPISLLPGESDSTTFTATYIVTPFDIANGFVLNQAIVNATNSNGEDVTDLSDDPNNDENVDPNMDGNPDDPTLTTFQGVLNIFDIEVFNGISPDGDGVNDFLIIEGIDAFPDNNVQIFNRWGVQVFEQDGYTNDPSTGFKGISEGRATIGTDDGLPAGTYFYLITYQTPDGLKRKSGYLYINR